One genomic segment of Paenibacillus sp. FSL H8-0332 includes these proteins:
- the iolC gene encoding 5-dehydro-2-deoxygluconokinase, whose product MNGLKFDSDRRLDVVAVGRLCIDLNANETGRPMEETMTFTKYVGGSPANIIIGAARLGMRTGFIGKLADDQMGRFIRSYLRKDGIDDSQVCVDRTGAVTGLAFTEIKSPQECSILMYRDHVADLLLNTEEISEDYIASSKALLISGTALAQSPSREAVFLALEFARKHNVTVFFDLDYRPYTWTSAAETAVYYNLAAEKSHCIIGTREEFDMMENLYNLAGADDQATAARWFSHQAELVVIKHGGSGSISYTADGQSHRSGIFPAKVLKTFGAGDSYASAFIHSLMSGHSVSEAMRRGSASASIVISRHSCSDAMPTLEELEDFLRTNEEVPAGAQ is encoded by the coding sequence ATGAACGGTTTAAAGTTTGACTCTGACCGGCGGCTGGATGTAGTTGCTGTTGGCCGGTTGTGTATTGATTTGAACGCCAATGAGACCGGGCGGCCGATGGAAGAGACGATGACCTTCACCAAATATGTCGGCGGCTCTCCGGCCAATATTATCATCGGTGCAGCGCGGCTCGGCATGCGTACCGGCTTCATCGGCAAGCTGGCTGACGACCAGATGGGCAGGTTCATCCGCAGCTATCTGCGCAAGGATGGCATTGACGACAGCCAGGTGTGCGTGGACCGGACGGGTGCGGTGACGGGGCTGGCTTTTACCGAAATTAAGAGCCCGCAGGAGTGCAGCATTCTAATGTACCGCGACCATGTGGCCGATCTGCTGCTGAACACGGAGGAGATCTCGGAAGATTACATTGCCAGCTCCAAGGCGCTGCTCATCTCCGGTACGGCGCTGGCGCAGAGCCCCTCGCGTGAAGCGGTGTTTCTGGCGCTGGAATTCGCCCGCAAGCATAACGTGACTGTGTTCTTCGATCTCGATTACCGCCCTTATACCTGGACATCAGCCGCTGAAACGGCGGTCTACTATAACCTTGCTGCTGAGAAAAGCCACTGCATCATCGGCACGCGCGAAGAATTTGACATGATGGAGAATCTGTACAATCTGGCTGGCGCCGATGATCAGGCCACGGCAGCCCGCTGGTTCTCGCATCAGGCAGAGCTGGTGGTCATCAAGCACGGCGGCAGCGGCTCGATTAGCTATACAGCGGATGGGCAGAGCCACCGGAGCGGGATTTTCCCGGCAAAAGTGCTCAAGACGTTCGGCGCAGGCGATTCCTATGCGTCAGCCTTCATCCACAGTCTGATGAGCGGGCACAGTGTCAGTGAGGCGATGCGGCGCGGCAGTGCCTCGGCCTCGATTGTCATCTCCCGCCACAGCTGCTCCGATGCTATGCCAACCCTGGAGGAGCTGGAGGATTTCCTGCGAACGAACGAGGAGGTTCCGGCAGGCGCACAATAA
- a CDS encoding CoA-acylating methylmalonate-semialdehyde dehydrogenase yields MTEQTAQVLKNYIGGQWVTADTAQTEPVVNPATGELLGRTPLSGRADVDRAVAAAKAAFAGWSATPVPRRARILFKYQQLLVENWEKLAKIITLENGKSFKEAYGEVQRGIECVEFAAGAPTLMMGRQLPDIATGIESGMYRYPIGVVGGITPFNFPMMVPCWMFPLAIACGNTFVLKPSERTPLLAARLAELLEEAGLPSGVLNVVNGAHEVVNGLLEHPDVKAISFVGSQPVAEYVYKKGTDHLKRVQALAGAKNHSIVLADANLEASASQIVNAAFGSAGERCMACSVVTVQEEVADELISILLRECNSMTIGNGLEEDTFLGPVIRQGHKERTVSYIEQGIAEGAKLLRDGREDAAVKGEGYFIGPTLFDGVTEEMKIWQEEIFAPVLSVIRVKDVAQAVEIANRSRFANGACIFTNDGGKVRYFREHIESGMLGVNVGVPAPMAFFPFSGWKDSFYGDLHANGSDGVEFYTRKKVVTARWQ; encoded by the coding sequence ATGACAGAGCAAACGGCACAAGTATTGAAAAACTATATCGGCGGGCAATGGGTAACAGCCGATACGGCACAGACGGAGCCGGTAGTGAACCCGGCCACAGGTGAGCTGCTGGGCAGAACGCCTCTATCCGGCAGAGCCGATGTGGACCGGGCGGTGGCGGCGGCTAAGGCCGCTTTTGCAGGCTGGTCCGCAACACCGGTTCCGCGCAGAGCACGGATTCTGTTCAAATATCAGCAGCTGCTGGTCGAGAATTGGGAGAAGCTTGCGAAGATCATCACCCTGGAGAACGGCAAAAGCTTCAAAGAAGCCTACGGCGAGGTCCAGCGCGGCATTGAATGCGTAGAATTCGCGGCAGGCGCTCCGACACTGATGATGGGCCGGCAGCTGCCGGATATTGCGACTGGTATCGAATCAGGGATGTACCGTTATCCGATTGGAGTGGTCGGCGGGATTACCCCGTTCAATTTCCCGATGATGGTGCCGTGCTGGATGTTCCCGCTGGCGATTGCCTGCGGCAACACCTTTGTGCTGAAGCCTTCGGAGCGTACACCGCTGCTGGCGGCCCGCCTTGCGGAGCTGCTGGAGGAAGCCGGATTGCCCAGCGGTGTGCTGAATGTGGTGAACGGCGCGCATGAGGTGGTGAACGGGCTGCTGGAGCACCCGGATGTGAAGGCGATTTCTTTTGTCGGATCGCAGCCGGTGGCGGAATATGTGTACAAAAAAGGAACAGATCACCTGAAGCGTGTCCAGGCGCTGGCCGGAGCGAAGAACCACTCCATCGTGCTGGCGGACGCGAACCTGGAAGCCTCAGCCTCCCAGATTGTGAATGCGGCCTTCGGCTCTGCCGGAGAACGCTGCATGGCCTGCTCGGTGGTAACGGTGCAGGAGGAAGTCGCCGATGAGCTGATCTCCATTCTGCTGCGGGAGTGCAACAGCATGACCATCGGGAATGGGCTAGAGGAGGATACGTTCCTGGGGCCGGTGATCCGTCAAGGCCATAAAGAGCGTACGGTTAGCTACATTGAACAGGGCATCGCCGAAGGCGCGAAGCTGCTCAGGGATGGCCGTGAGGATGCGGCGGTGAAGGGAGAAGGTTATTTCATCGGACCTACGCTGTTCGACGGGGTGACGGAGGAGATGAAGATCTGGCAGGAGGAGATTTTTGCGCCGGTGCTGTCGGTGATCCGGGTGAAGGATGTAGCCCAGGCGGTGGAGATTGCGAATCGCTCGCGGTTTGCGAACGGAGCTTGTATCTTCACCAATGATGGCGGTAAAGTCCGTTACTTCCGCGAACATATCGAGTCCGGCATGCTGGGCGTCAATGTTGGAGTGCCTGCACCGATGGCGTTCTTCCCGTTCTCGGGCTGGAAGGATTCGTTCTACGGCGATCTTCATGCGAACGGAAGCGACGGGGTAGAATTCTATACGCGCAAAAAAGTCGTCACTGCCCGCTGGCAGTAG
- the iolD gene encoding 3D-(3,5/4)-trihydroxycyclohexane-1,2-dione acylhydrolase (decyclizing): protein MERIRLTTAQALVKFLNQQYVDYGGGPERFVHGVFTVFGHGNVLGLGQALQEAPGELTVYQGRNEQGMVHAATAFAKQSRRRKIMACTASVGPGAANMLTAAATATANQIPVLLLPGDTFATRQPDPVLQQMEHTYNLSITVNDAFKAVSKYWDRVTRPEQLMSAMLNAMRVLTDPGDTGAVTIALPQDVQGEAWEYPADFFRKRIHRVIARLPHPQEIAAAAELITSKQRPLLVCGGGVRYGDAGAALRAFAEKFAIPFGETQAGKSAVASSCEYNLGGIGVTGNGCANALAPEADLVIGVGTRFTDFTTASKSLFSHPEVEFLTLNASPYHAAKLDALAVVCDAAEGLNALAAALEERGYRSAYTDEIAQAKKSWAAERERLAGVEYPANTGNTGAFTPEVAGQLDEKLPEYAEVLGTSLTQTQVLGIINEAIPQDAIVIGAAGSLPGDMQRMWNSEVPDTYHMEYGFSCMGYEIAGALGIKLAEPGREVYALVGDGSYQMLHSELVTSLQENRKINVLLLDNAGFGCINNLQMEQGMDSMATEFRHRGTDGQLSGELMRIDYAASAAGYGVETFRASTVEELRTALAAACQSERSTLIDIKVLPKTMTHGYGAWWNVGVAEVSGKEAMQEAYDRKRSGLETARSY from the coding sequence GTGGAACGTATCCGATTAACGACAGCGCAGGCGCTGGTTAAATTTCTGAATCAGCAGTATGTGGATTACGGCGGCGGGCCGGAACGCTTCGTGCACGGGGTATTCACCGTGTTCGGGCATGGCAATGTACTTGGATTAGGGCAGGCCTTGCAGGAAGCGCCGGGTGAACTGACGGTCTACCAGGGACGCAATGAGCAAGGGATGGTTCACGCGGCAACCGCATTTGCCAAGCAGAGCCGCAGACGGAAGATTATGGCCTGTACAGCTTCAGTAGGGCCGGGGGCTGCTAACATGCTGACGGCCGCTGCAACGGCAACGGCAAATCAGATTCCTGTGCTGCTGCTGCCGGGAGATACCTTCGCTACCCGCCAGCCTGACCCGGTGCTCCAGCAGATGGAGCATACGTATAATCTGTCGATCACGGTCAATGACGCCTTCAAGGCGGTCAGCAAATACTGGGACCGTGTCACCCGGCCGGAGCAGCTGATGTCGGCCATGCTGAACGCGATGCGGGTGCTGACGGATCCGGGAGATACCGGGGCGGTTACGATTGCGCTGCCGCAGGATGTGCAGGGCGAAGCCTGGGAGTATCCGGCTGATTTCTTCCGCAAGCGGATTCACCGGGTCATCGCCCGGCTGCCTCATCCGCAGGAGATTGCGGCTGCGGCTGAGCTGATCACCAGCAAGCAGCGGCCGCTGCTGGTCTGCGGCGGGGGTGTCCGGTATGGGGATGCCGGAGCGGCGCTGCGCGCTTTTGCCGAGAAATTCGCTATTCCGTTCGGAGAGACCCAGGCCGGCAAAAGCGCCGTAGCCAGCAGCTGCGAGTACAACCTCGGCGGCATCGGCGTCACCGGCAACGGCTGCGCGAATGCGCTGGCCCCGGAGGCAGATCTGGTGATCGGCGTCGGTACCCGGTTCACGGACTTCACCACCGCCTCGAAGAGTCTGTTCAGTCATCCTGAGGTGGAATTCCTGACGCTGAACGCTTCGCCCTATCATGCGGCCAAGCTGGACGCGCTGGCGGTAGTTTGCGATGCAGCCGAAGGCTTGAACGCCTTAGCCGCAGCGCTGGAGGAGCGGGGGTACCGCTCAGCGTATACGGATGAGATCGCCCAGGCGAAGAAATCGTGGGCTGCGGAGAGAGAACGCTTAGCTGGTGTGGAGTATCCGGCGAACACCGGCAACACAGGTGCGTTCACCCCGGAAGTAGCCGGACAGCTTGATGAGAAGCTCCCGGAATATGCAGAGGTGCTAGGCACTTCGCTGACCCAGACGCAGGTGCTGGGGATCATTAATGAAGCTATTCCGCAGGATGCGATTGTCATTGGAGCGGCGGGCAGTCTGCCGGGAGATATGCAGCGGATGTGGAACTCGGAGGTGCCGGATACCTATCATATGGAATATGGCTTCTCGTGTATGGGCTATGAGATTGCCGGGGCGCTGGGCATCAAGCTGGCAGAGCCGGGGCGTGAAGTCTACGCGCTGGTCGGGGACGGCAGCTACCAGATGCTGCATTCCGAGCTGGTAACCAGCTTGCAGGAGAACCGGAAGATCAACGTCCTTCTGCTGGATAATGCAGGCTTCGGCTGTATTAATAACCTGCAGATGGAGCAGGGAATGGACAGCATGGCCACAGAATTCCGCCACCGGGGTACGGACGGGCAGCTCAGCGGTGAGCTGATGCGGATCGACTATGCGGCGAGTGCAGCCGGTTATGGGGTAGAGACCTTCCGCGCGTCAACAGTTGAGGAGCTTCGCACGGCTCTGGCTGCGGCCTGCCAGTCGGAACGCTCCACGCTGATCGATATCAAAGTGCTGCCGAAGACGATGACCCACGGCTATGGGGCCTGGTGGAATGTCGGGGTAGCGGAAGTGTCCGGCAAGGAAGCGATGCAGGAGGCTTATGACCGGAAGCGCAGCGGACTAGAGACAGCCCGGAGCTACTGA
- the iolE gene encoding myo-inosose-2 dehydratase: protein MFRDNAVRLAIAPIAWTNDDMPELGGGNTFEQCISEMALAGYEGSEVGNKYPRSPELLHRALELRGLSIASAWFSAFLTVRPYEETAEAFLAHRDFLHEMGAKVIVVSEQGRSIQGQMDTPLFAHKPVFTEADWAALAAGLSGLGRLAAEKGMTLVYHHHMGTGVQTAAEIARLMELTDPNEVSLLYDTGHLAFSGENPLEVLREHLPRIKHVHLKDIRPEVVQRVKAENLSFLQAVKAGAFTVPGDGCIAFGEIFAELAASPYTGWFVVEAEQDPALADPLEYAIKARRYIRENSGL from the coding sequence ATGTTCAGAGACAATGCCGTCCGGCTGGCGATCGCTCCGATTGCCTGGACGAATGATGATATGCCTGAGCTGGGGGGCGGCAATACGTTCGAGCAATGCATCAGCGAGATGGCGCTTGCCGGATATGAGGGCAGCGAGGTGGGCAACAAGTATCCGCGTTCTCCGGAGCTTTTGCACAGGGCACTGGAGCTGCGCGGTCTGAGTATCGCCAGTGCCTGGTTCAGCGCCTTCCTGACGGTGCGTCCATATGAGGAGACGGCGGAAGCCTTCCTTGCGCACCGGGATTTCCTGCATGAGATGGGCGCCAAGGTCATTGTCGTATCCGAGCAGGGCCGGAGCATTCAGGGGCAGATGGATACGCCGCTGTTCGCGCACAAGCCGGTATTTACCGAGGCGGATTGGGCAGCGCTTGCCGCAGGTCTTAGCGGGCTGGGACGACTGGCGGCCGAGAAGGGCATGACGCTGGTCTATCACCATCACATGGGCACCGGGGTGCAGACCGCAGCGGAGATTGCCCGGCTGATGGAGCTTACTGATCCTAATGAAGTGTCGCTCCTATACGATACGGGACATTTGGCCTTCTCCGGCGAGAATCCTCTGGAGGTGCTGCGTGAGCATCTGCCGCGGATTAAGCATGTGCATCTGAAGGATATCCGGCCGGAGGTGGTCCAGCGTGTGAAGGCAGAGAACCTTAGCTTCCTGCAGGCGGTAAAAGCGGGAGCCTTCACCGTACCGGGCGATGGCTGCATCGCGTTCGGAGAGATTTTTGCCGAACTGGCTGCCTCTCCCTATACGGGATGGTTCGTTGTCGAAGCAGAGCAGGACCCGGCGCTTGCCGATCCGCTGGAATATGCGATCAAGGCGCGGCGGTATATCCGGGAAAATAGCGGTTTGTAG
- a CDS encoding IS256 family transposase: MNILPESSLNNLFEKLVKDFVKDNMELLLRAEIQGFMDSEEAGASNSRNGYYTRDLHTKYGHIEDLQVPRDRQSLFQTQMFEPYQRRDGWLEEAVIQMYKSGMGTRDVARFIESMFGSHYSPTTVSNITATVLDDIHQWQKRPLSKRYSVIYFAMGIDEEGQRQILGFYVGGQESSNGWREVLKDLYNRGAQEVLLGVFDGLPGLDAAFKETYPQADVQHCVVHKVRATFPKIRMEHKTDVIEALKTVYTAPDEVVARANFDTVKAKWNKLYPKEMRSWEEQLSTLLTFYKYPESIRKAIYTSNPIERMNKEIRKRLKPMNSLTNMDAAEKIVYLEMLEYNERHAGRVAQGFGMDAVKKKLKELFETRYPSLPTPEEA; the protein is encoded by the coding sequence ATGAATATTTTACCCGAAAGTTCTCTGAATAATCTATTTGAAAAACTTGTTAAAGATTTTGTGAAAGACAACATGGAACTCTTGTTGCGCGCCGAGATCCAGGGGTTTATGGACAGTGAAGAAGCAGGTGCCAGCAATAGTCGCAACGGCTACTATACGCGAGACTTACACACGAAATACGGCCATATCGAGGACCTCCAGGTGCCCCGGGACCGCCAAAGCCTTTTCCAGACGCAGATGTTTGAGCCGTACCAGCGGCGGGACGGATGGTTAGAAGAGGCCGTCATCCAAATGTACAAATCGGGCATGGGCACGCGGGATGTGGCCCGGTTCATTGAAAGTATGTTTGGCAGCCACTACTCCCCCACCACGGTCAGCAATATTACAGCTACGGTGCTTGACGATATCCACCAGTGGCAGAAACGGCCACTGAGCAAACGGTACTCCGTGATCTACTTTGCGATGGGGATTGACGAGGAGGGACAGCGTCAAATTCTTGGGTTCTACGTGGGTGGCCAAGAGAGTTCAAATGGCTGGCGAGAAGTGCTCAAAGACCTGTACAACCGCGGAGCGCAGGAAGTACTGCTGGGTGTGTTTGATGGACTACCGGGGCTGGATGCGGCTTTTAAAGAGACCTATCCTCAGGCGGATGTACAGCATTGCGTAGTGCATAAAGTGCGGGCCACGTTCCCTAAAATCCGGATGGAGCACAAAACCGATGTCATTGAAGCGTTGAAAACCGTATATACAGCACCGGATGAAGTGGTAGCCCGGGCTAACTTTGATACGGTCAAAGCCAAGTGGAACAAGCTGTATCCGAAGGAAATGAGGTCCTGGGAGGAACAGTTATCCACACTACTGACGTTCTACAAGTATCCGGAGTCGATCCGCAAAGCGATCTACACGTCGAACCCCATCGAGCGGATGAACAAGGAAATCCGCAAGCGCCTGAAACCGATGAACAGTCTGACGAACATGGATGCAGCAGAGAAAATCGTGTACCTGGAGATGCTTGAATACAATGAACGTCATGCAGGGCGGGTCGCCCAAGGCTTTGGCATGGATGCCGTTAAAAAGAAGCTAAAAGAGCTATTCGAAACACGCTACCCCTCTTTGCCCACACCGGAAGAGGCGTAG
- a CDS encoding helix-turn-helix domain-containing protein, whose translation MFRSWYRRLLLSYFPIFLLTVTILIFASFVFINDISRTETKKADRISASYLRDSVDRTIKEAELSVLEAVERNDVYKLYFNNQGEPDRGTVYAVAQSLRNLIQESSNIQSVYLYDRERGSVLTDTGLKELDGFADEDWIRAMTSTPAVPEGWQPVREYHTDMSQRTEIRVLTTNKAMPLPFGSGGMLVINIKMSALEQLIDSMVNQQLSFMTILDGNGNTVYQAHSDTEGVADGKLLNTLKLERNGWTFESGIKAGNLFSWVSVISYLWVAIAVGTVVCAVLYLIYVTRRNYKPIQVIMNRIEGHQIRMMDQSTDRPDEMMLIDGVLEDLINHMTDYDKKTRENLLLQRSKLFTDLLHSERLEQVTQRLEELSPLTGANAASRFIVVLGEINRYEQVFEDRYTRGDQNTLKFALMNVFQELARNAELQGWAEWVGTERAAILFLATGSDQEMEAKIRVFAEDCRSWVEQNLRISLSFGIGSAAAGPVMIRESYAAAEYVMQHKLLIHEDIVLAGSGAARQPLLETYKYLQMIAEFVKYFRMSSGQWREQLERIFEAFEQDFLKDEDIRSLIQAMLQMLSREVAVMSEQLQDELSAENAQVRLKQLEEAEALREVKTILFEYVTDLFRTYVSASETKSYRAMVNEMKDYIEENFTNPDLSLKHLSDRFQVSGKYASYLFKTEFKMKFVDFLTELRMKEAEQLLVDTDCSLQDIALQVGYGNAISFGRVFKRIAGITPGDYRSSRRREAASRLEPQD comes from the coding sequence ATGTTCCGTTCCTGGTATCGCCGGTTGCTGCTGTCTTATTTCCCTATATTTTTGCTGACGGTGACGATTCTGATCTTTGCCTCCTTTGTGTTTATTAATGATATCTCCCGGACGGAAACGAAGAAGGCAGACCGCATCTCCGCCAGCTATCTCAGGGATAGTGTGGACCGGACGATCAAAGAAGCCGAGCTGTCGGTGCTGGAGGCGGTTGAGCGGAACGATGTCTACAAGCTCTATTTCAATAATCAGGGGGAGCCGGACAGAGGCACTGTCTATGCGGTTGCCCAGAGTCTGCGCAATCTGATCCAGGAATCTTCGAATATTCAGTCCGTGTATTTGTATGACCGTGAGCGTGGAAGCGTTCTAACCGATACGGGGTTGAAGGAGCTGGACGGATTCGCCGACGAGGACTGGATCAGGGCCATGACTTCGACTCCGGCAGTACCGGAAGGCTGGCAACCGGTCAGGGAATATCATACCGATATGTCCCAGCGTACAGAAATTCGTGTGCTGACTACCAATAAAGCAATGCCGCTTCCCTTCGGCTCCGGGGGGATGCTGGTCATCAATATCAAAATGAGTGCCCTGGAGCAGCTCATCGACAGCATGGTTAACCAGCAGCTCTCGTTCATGACCATTCTGGACGGCAATGGCAACACCGTGTACCAGGCCCATTCCGATACAGAAGGTGTGGCTGACGGCAAGCTGCTGAACACGCTGAAGCTGGAGAGAAACGGCTGGACGTTCGAGAGTGGAATCAAGGCGGGGAATCTGTTCAGCTGGGTCTCTGTAATTTCCTATCTCTGGGTAGCGATTGCGGTGGGAACCGTGGTCTGTGCGGTATTGTATCTGATCTATGTAACCCGGCGCAATTATAAGCCGATCCAGGTGATTATGAACCGGATTGAGGGCCATCAGATCCGCATGATGGATCAGTCTACCGACAGGCCGGACGAGATGATGCTGATTGACGGCGTGCTGGAGGATCTGATCAACCACATGACCGATTATGATAAAAAAACCAGGGAGAACCTGCTGCTGCAGCGCAGCAAGCTGTTCACCGATCTGCTGCACAGCGAGCGGCTGGAGCAGGTGACCCAGCGGCTGGAGGAGCTGTCTCCGCTTACCGGTGCGAATGCTGCCTCACGCTTCATCGTTGTGCTTGGGGAGATTAACCGCTACGAGCAGGTATTCGAGGACCGGTATACCCGGGGCGACCAGAATACGCTGAAGTTTGCCCTGATGAATGTGTTCCAGGAATTGGCGCGGAACGCGGAGCTGCAGGGCTGGGCAGAATGGGTGGGAACCGAACGTGCAGCGATCCTGTTTCTGGCCACCGGCAGCGATCAGGAGATGGAAGCCAAGATCCGGGTTTTTGCGGAGGATTGCCGCTCCTGGGTCGAGCAGAATCTGCGGATCTCGCTCAGCTTCGGCATCGGCTCCGCTGCCGCCGGGCCGGTGATGATCCGGGAGTCTTATGCGGCAGCCGAATATGTGATGCAGCACAAGCTGCTGATTCATGAGGATATCGTCTTGGCAGGCAGCGGCGCAGCGCGCCAGCCACTGCTTGAGACGTATAAATACCTGCAGATGATCGCTGAATTCGTGAAGTACTTCCGCATGTCGAGCGGCCAGTGGCGGGAGCAGCTGGAGCGGATTTTCGAGGCGTTTGAACAGGATTTCCTGAAGGACGAGGATATCCGTTCCTTAATTCAGGCTATGCTGCAGATGCTGAGCCGGGAAGTGGCGGTGATGTCCGAGCAGCTGCAGGACGAGCTGTCGGCGGAGAATGCGCAGGTCCGGCTGAAGCAGCTGGAGGAGGCCGAGGCGCTCCGTGAAGTGAAGACGATTTTATTCGAATATGTCACCGATTTATTCCGGACCTATGTCTCTGCCAGCGAGACGAAGAGCTACCGGGCCATGGTCAATGAGATGAAGGATTATATCGAAGAGAATTTCACCAATCCCGATCTTTCATTGAAGCATCTGAGTGACCGGTTCCAGGTCTCCGGCAAATACGCCAGCTATCTGTTCAAGACCGAATTCAAAATGAAGTTCGTGGATTTCCTCACCGAGCTGCGGATGAAGGAAGCCGAGCAGCTGCTGGTGGATACGGATTGTTCCTTGCAGGATATCGCGCTTCAAGTAGGGTATGGGAATGCCATTTCGTTCGGCAGAGTCTTCAAGCGGATTGCCGGCATCACGCCGGGCGATTACCGTTCTTCCAGACGCCGCGAAGCAGCCTCCAGATTGGAGCCGCAGGACTAG
- a CDS encoding extracellular solute-binding protein: protein MTVNVNQRVLKKAIGIGLTAVMGATLLAGCSSDGKSNSAAGGTDAPGKSAERVTLKVEIFDRGKTPKQYTITNNFVSQMIQKNFGDPNNINVEFVPVQRSEEVTKLNVLMASNSDVPDIVFTYDSSVFYRYAQQGGLTDVGSLLEEHGQTLKKFIGDETMTFGQLDGKQFAIPGKRAITGRYASYIRQDWLDKLGLPVPKNTDELYTTLKAFKEKDPGGLGSKTIPMGMSLGSAQLETLIYSFIKPISGDLTYSQRYELPLHEGFKDAAQFLNKLYNEGLVSKDFSLDEDKAQVSKDIQNGNIGFWSEDVDSMFYADGTLDNLYKNVPGSKVLPADILTNAKVDNKYIKSRYASNGMYIMIPKSSKRAVEAVKYLDWMATGNNLIDIYNGVEGENYDMVDGIPVVKADVSQEFQDRLFTSGDTAIISNGKNLGDQATNEKAWILGFPANNQEALKQSIDIANTDTVGPIVFGKPIETESKYGTTLSDKLNVIIVKTAMAKPDQFDTIFEQEMKDYMSLGGDKLKAELEQALTEISAK from the coding sequence ATGACAGTGAACGTAAATCAAAGAGTTCTGAAGAAGGCAATCGGCATCGGCTTGACCGCAGTAATGGGGGCTACTCTGCTTGCAGGCTGTTCCTCGGACGGTAAATCGAATTCGGCAGCCGGAGGTACAGATGCACCCGGGAAGAGCGCTGAACGCGTAACCTTGAAGGTGGAGATCTTCGACCGCGGTAAAACGCCGAAGCAGTACACCATTACCAATAACTTCGTGTCCCAGATGATTCAGAAAAATTTCGGTGATCCGAATAACATTAATGTTGAATTTGTACCGGTGCAGCGCTCAGAGGAAGTCACGAAGCTAAATGTACTGATGGCGAGTAATTCTGATGTGCCGGATATTGTCTTCACTTACGATTCCAGTGTCTTCTACCGTTACGCCCAGCAGGGCGGTCTGACGGATGTGGGTTCCTTACTGGAGGAGCACGGCCAGACGCTGAAGAAATTCATTGGTGACGAGACGATGACCTTCGGCCAGCTGGATGGCAAGCAATTCGCCATTCCGGGTAAACGGGCGATTACAGGCCGTTACGCTTCATATATCCGCCAGGACTGGCTGGATAAGCTGGGGCTGCCGGTACCGAAGAACACTGATGAGCTGTACACTACTTTGAAAGCGTTTAAAGAGAAGGACCCGGGCGGTCTGGGCAGCAAAACCATTCCGATGGGCATGTCCCTCGGCTCGGCTCAGCTGGAGACCCTGATCTACTCCTTCATCAAGCCGATCAGCGGCGACCTTACTTACAGCCAGCGTTATGAGCTGCCGCTGCATGAGGGCTTCAAGGATGCGGCACAGTTCCTCAACAAGCTCTACAATGAAGGGCTGGTCAGCAAGGACTTCAGTCTGGATGAAGACAAAGCCCAGGTATCCAAGGACATTCAGAACGGCAACATCGGCTTCTGGTCCGAGGATGTGGATAGTATGTTCTATGCTGATGGCACGCTGGATAATCTCTACAAGAATGTGCCGGGCAGCAAGGTGCTGCCTGCGGACATCCTCACCAATGCCAAGGTGGACAATAAGTATATCAAATCCCGCTATGCTTCGAACGGCATGTACATCATGATCCCTAAGAGCAGCAAGCGTGCGGTGGAAGCAGTGAAATACCTCGACTGGATGGCAACTGGAAACAATCTGATTGACATCTACAACGGCGTTGAAGGCGAGAACTACGATATGGTGGATGGTATTCCGGTAGTTAAGGCTGATGTTTCTCAGGAATTCCAAGACCGTCTGTTCACTTCCGGGGACACCGCGATTATCTCCAACGGTAAGAACCTCGGCGATCAGGCCACCAATGAGAAAGCCTGGATTCTGGGCTTCCCTGCCAACAACCAGGAGGCGCTGAAGCAGTCGATTGATATTGCCAACACAGATACTGTGGGTCCGATCGTCTTCGGCAAGCCGATTGAAACGGAATCGAAATACGGCACAACGCTCAGCGACAAGCTTAACGTGATCATTGTGAAGACCGCGATGGCGAAGCCGGATCAATTCGATACTATTTTCGAACAGGAAATGAAGGACTACATGTCTCTGGGCGGAGACAAGCTGAAAGCGGAGCTGGAGCAGGCGCTTACAGAGATTTCAGCCAAATAA